Proteins encoded together in one Hylaeus volcanicus isolate JK05 chromosome 3, UHH_iyHylVolc1.0_haploid, whole genome shotgun sequence window:
- the LOC128873856 gene encoding membrane-associated progesterone receptor component 1-like codes for MAEKNDLPGSTSTSTGQEIQQLILGFIGEIIKSPLNLILVGVIAFLVYKIVKRKTVEESTVKRLPKLRRDFTVQELKEYDGTGSDGRILLAVNGNVYDCTRGARFYGPGGPYAAFGGRDASRGLATFSLEAPKDEYDDLSDLNTTEMNSVKEWDEQFKEKYDYVGKLLKPGEAPTNYSDEEDEGSQQETESKSEQHESEAKSDQATKTKSKND; via the exons atggcggaaaaGAATGACTTGCCGGGTTCCACCTCAACTTCGACCGGACAAGAAATTCAACAACTAATTTTAGGTTTTATTGGGGAAATCATAAAGAGCCCGTTAAATCTCATTCTAGTAGGCGTGATCGCCTTTTTGGTGTACAAaatcgttaaaagaaaaactgtcGAAGAGAGTACTGTAAAGAGATTGCCGAAGTTGCGACGTGACTTTACGGTGCAAGAATTGAAAGAGTACGATGGCACAGGATCAGATGGACGAATATTGCTTGCTGTCAACGGCAACGTTTACGACTGTACTCGTGGCGCCAGATTTTATGGTCCTG GTGGTCCTTATGCAGCATTTGGTGGACGGGATGCTAGCAGAGGTTTAGCAACATTTTCATTAGAAGCACCAAAAGATGAATACGATGATTTAAGTGATTTAAACACtacagaaatgaattctgtgaaAGAATGGGACGAACAATTTAAAG aGAAGTATGATTATGTgggaaaattgttgaaaccTGGTGAAGCACCTACCAATTATTCGGATGAAGAGGATGAGGGTAGTCAGCAAGAGACTGAATCAAAATCTGAACAGCACGAAAGTGAAGCAAAGTCTGATCAAGCAACCAAAACAAAATCTAAGAATGATTGA